The proteins below are encoded in one region of Caulobacter henricii:
- a CDS encoding nucleotidyltransferase family protein, with protein MTTSLETRLIDIVHGVPTTMQVLHVVRDLDLPDAMIFSGAIYQPVWNHLTGRAPDYGIKDYDVAYHDASDISYEAEDVVIQRVAAAFEPPLRDLVEVRNQARVHVWFEKKFGADEPYPPLESSAAALKRFVATAFCVGVRMEADDSLSVFAPFGLDDLFALHLRPNPLRLKGAGGWERTTGSALARWPEITVE; from the coding sequence ATGACGACATCCCTCGAAACGCGCCTGATCGACATCGTCCACGGCGTGCCGACCACGATGCAGGTGCTGCACGTGGTCCGCGATCTGGACCTGCCCGACGCGATGATCTTTTCCGGGGCCATCTATCAGCCGGTCTGGAACCACCTGACCGGCCGCGCGCCCGACTATGGCATCAAGGACTATGACGTCGCCTATCACGACGCCTCCGACATCTCCTACGAGGCCGAGGATGTCGTGATCCAGCGGGTGGCGGCCGCCTTCGAACCGCCGCTGCGCGATCTGGTCGAGGTCCGCAACCAGGCGCGGGTGCATGTGTGGTTCGAGAAGAAGTTCGGGGCCGACGAGCCCTATCCGCCACTCGAAAGCAGTGCCGCCGCCTTGAAGCGCTTCGTCGCCACCGCCTTCTGCGTCGGCGTGCGGATGGAGGCCGACGACAGCCTGAGCGTCTTTGCGCCGTTCGGGCTGGACGATCTGTTTGCGCTGCATCTGAGACCCAATCCCCTGCGCCTGAAGGGCGCGGGCGGCTGGGAACGGACGACGGGCTCGGCCCTGGCGCGCTGGCCGGAAATCACGGTGGAATAG
- the thiD gene encoding bifunctional hydroxymethylpyrimidine kinase/phosphomethylpyrimidine kinase, with amino-acid sequence MTHAHQGRVLVIAGSDSGGGAGIQADIKTISALGGYAATAITAVTVQNTLGVTGVHPIPLEIIAAQARAVLDDIGADAIKTGMLGDVGVVETVAVILEYAQSQEGGNVPVVIDPVMVAKGGASLLADAAIGAVKSLMIPRAALLTPNAPEAAALTGLSVETTDDLRRAGEALLAMGARAVLMKGGHIDGDRMVDVLMTPAGETTFEGERIDTRHTHGTGCTLASACAAGLAQGQSLEQAVARAWTYVHQAMLHAPGFGQGHGPLDHGWMLRK; translated from the coding sequence ATGACCCACGCTCATCAAGGCCGCGTCCTCGTCATCGCCGGATCGGATTCCGGCGGCGGCGCGGGCATTCAGGCCGACATCAAGACCATCTCCGCCCTCGGCGGCTATGCGGCCACCGCCATTACCGCCGTGACGGTCCAGAACACCCTGGGCGTGACCGGCGTGCATCCGATCCCGCTGGAGATCATCGCCGCCCAGGCCCGGGCCGTGCTCGACGACATCGGGGCCGACGCCATCAAGACCGGCATGCTGGGCGATGTGGGCGTGGTCGAAACGGTGGCCGTCATTCTGGAATACGCCCAATCTCAAGAGGGGGGGAATGTCCCGGTGGTCATCGACCCGGTCATGGTCGCCAAGGGCGGGGCCAGCCTGCTGGCCGACGCCGCGATCGGGGCGGTCAAGAGCCTGATGATCCCCCGCGCCGCCCTTCTGACCCCCAACGCGCCCGAGGCCGCGGCCCTGACGGGCCTAAGCGTCGAGACCACCGACGACCTGCGCCGGGCCGGCGAGGCCTTGCTCGCCATGGGCGCTCGGGCCGTGCTGATGAAGGGGGGGCACATCGACGGAGACCGGATGGTCGACGTGCTGATGACCCCGGCGGGCGAAACGACCTTCGAGGGCGAACGGATCGACACGCGGCACACCCACGGCACAGGCTGTACCCTGGCCTCGGCCTGCGCCGCCGGCCTGGCCCAGGGTCAGTCTCTGGAACAGGCGGTGGCCCGGGCCTGGACCTATGTGCATCAGGCCATGCTGCACGCCCCCGGCTTCGGCCAGGGCCACGGCCCACTCGACCATGGATGGATGCTGCGGAAATGA
- the folP gene encoding dihydropteroate synthase produces MTFRPARPRLMGIVNVTPDSFSDGGRFLDHTQALAHACRLIADGADILDIGGESTRPGAGPVTEAEELARVIPLIEAIRADSDVAISIDTMKPAVARAAVAAGATIWNDVAALRFAPEAPQVVAELGCEVVLMHMLGEPGTMQDAPAYDDVVGEVEAFLLARASAAMAAGVEREKIWLDPGIGFGKSLAHNLALLAALPRLVALGFPVLLGASRKRFIAAIDPLAEAAGARLGGSLAAHLAGAAAGVAAVRAHDVRETAQALAVWEAMRAAGGELRTF; encoded by the coding sequence ATGACCTTCAGACCTGCCAGGCCCCGCCTCATGGGCATCGTCAATGTCACGCCCGACAGCTTTTCGGACGGCGGGCGGTTCCTGGATCATACCCAGGCCCTGGCCCATGCCTGCCGGCTGATCGCCGACGGGGCTGACATCCTCGACATCGGCGGCGAGTCGACCCGGCCCGGCGCCGGCCCGGTGACAGAAGCCGAAGAACTGGCCCGGGTGATCCCGCTGATCGAGGCGATCCGCGCCGACAGCGACGTGGCGATCTCGATCGACACCATGAAGCCCGCCGTCGCCCGCGCCGCCGTCGCGGCCGGGGCCACGATCTGGAACGACGTCGCCGCCCTGCGCTTCGCGCCCGAGGCGCCCCAGGTCGTCGCCGAACTGGGCTGCGAGGTGGTGCTGATGCACATGCTGGGCGAGCCCGGCACCATGCAGGACGCGCCCGCCTATGACGATGTCGTCGGCGAGGTCGAAGCCTTCCTGCTGGCCCGTGCCTCGGCCGCGATGGCGGCGGGCGTGGAGCGCGAGAAGATCTGGCTGGATCCGGGTATCGGCTTTGGCAAGTCCCTGGCCCACAACCTGGCCCTGCTGGCCGCCCTGCCGCGCCTGGTCGCCCTGGGGTTTCCGGTCCTGCTAGGGGCGAGCCGCAAGCGCTTCATCGCGGCGATTGACCCCCTGGCCGAGGCCGCCGGGGCGCGTCTGGGCGGCTCTCTCGCGGCGCATCTCGCCGGCGCGGCGGCGGGCGTGGCGGCCGTGCGGGCCCACGACGTGCGCGAGACGGCGCAGGCGCTGGCGGTGTGGGAGGCGATGAGGGCGGCCGGAGGGGAACTGCGGACGTTTTGA
- the ftsH gene encoding ATP-dependent zinc metalloprotease FtsH encodes MNFRNAAIWLVIGAVLVGMFVVNQTSHSQAGGEISYSQLLRKVDAGEIKSADIAGQIVQAKDSSGKVLTVNAPNNSDELVNRLVARGADVKFKGGGISLFAILVNLLPIILIIGVWVFFMRQMQGGAKGAMGFGKSKARLLTENKNRVVFDDVAGVDEAKEELTEIVDFLKDPAKFQRLGGKIPKGALLIGPPGTGKTLIARAVAGEAGVPFFTISGSDFVEMFVGVGASRVRDMFEQAKKNAPCIIFIDEIDAVGRHRGAGLGGGNDEREQTLNQLLVEMDGFEANEGIILIAATNRPDVLDPALLRPGRFDRQVVVPNPDVAGREKIIRVHMKNIPLAADVDVRTLARGTPGFSGADLANLVNEAALTAARKNRRMVTMHDFEYAKDKVMMGAERRSMAMSEDEKKLTAYHEGGHALVALRVPVADPVHKATIVPRGRALGMVMQLPEGDRYSMSFDMMTSRLAIMMAGRVAEELIFGKEKITSGASSDISAATGLARNMVTRWGFSDELGTVAYGDNQDEVFLGHSVARTQNVSPETMIKIDSEVRRLVKGGEDEARRILSEELDNLHAVAKALLEFETLSGDEIIGVMKGVQPTRQDEDEKKPAAPVSSVPISPAGVTV; translated from the coding sequence ATGAATTTCAGGAATGCAGCCATCTGGCTGGTGATCGGGGCGGTGCTGGTCGGCATGTTTGTCGTGAACCAGACCTCGCATAGCCAGGCCGGCGGTGAGATCAGCTATTCGCAGCTTCTGCGCAAGGTGGACGCCGGCGAGATCAAGTCGGCCGACATCGCCGGTCAGATCGTCCAGGCCAAGGACAGCTCGGGCAAGGTGCTGACCGTCAATGCGCCGAACAATTCCGACGAGCTGGTCAATCGACTGGTGGCGAGGGGCGCGGACGTCAAGTTCAAGGGCGGCGGCATCAGCCTGTTCGCCATCCTGGTGAACCTGCTGCCGATCATCCTGATCATCGGCGTCTGGGTGTTTTTCATGCGCCAGATGCAGGGCGGGGCCAAGGGTGCCATGGGCTTCGGCAAGTCCAAGGCCCGCCTGCTGACCGAAAACAAGAACCGCGTTGTGTTTGACGATGTGGCGGGTGTTGACGAGGCCAAGGAAGAGCTGACCGAGATCGTCGACTTCCTGAAGGACCCGGCCAAGTTCCAGCGCCTGGGCGGCAAGATTCCCAAGGGCGCCCTGCTGATTGGCCCTCCGGGCACCGGCAAGACCCTGATCGCCCGTGCCGTCGCCGGTGAGGCGGGCGTGCCGTTCTTCACCATCTCGGGTTCCGACTTCGTGGAAATGTTCGTCGGCGTCGGCGCCAGCCGCGTCCGCGACATGTTCGAACAGGCCAAGAAGAACGCGCCGTGCATCATCTTCATCGATGAAATCGACGCGGTCGGTCGCCATCGCGGTGCCGGCCTCGGCGGTGGCAATGACGAGCGCGAACAGACCCTCAACCAGCTGCTGGTCGAGATGGACGGTTTCGAGGCCAATGAAGGCATCATCCTGATCGCGGCGACCAACCGTCCCGACGTCCTGGACCCGGCCCTGCTGCGTCCCGGCCGTTTCGACCGTCAGGTCGTGGTGCCCAACCCCGATGTGGCCGGCCGCGAGAAGATCATCCGCGTCCACATGAAGAACATCCCCCTGGCTGCCGATGTCGATGTCCGCACCCTGGCGCGCGGCACCCCCGGCTTCTCGGGCGCGGATCTGGCCAATCTGGTCAATGAGGCGGCCCTGACGGCGGCGCGCAAGAACCGTCGCATGGTCACCATGCACGACTTCGAATACGCCAAGGACAAGGTCATGATGGGCGCCGAGCGCCGCTCGATGGCCATGAGCGAGGACGAAAAGAAGCTGACGGCCTATCACGAGGGCGGCCACGCCCTGGTGGCCCTGCGCGTTCCCGTCGCCGATCCGGTCCACAAGGCCACCATCGTGCCGCGCGGCCGGGCCCTGGGCATGGTCATGCAGCTCCCCGAGGGCGACCGCTATTCGATGAGCTTCGACATGATGACCTCGCGTCTGGCCATCATGATGGCCGGCCGGGTCGCCGAGGAGCTGATCTTCGGCAAGGAGAAGATCACCTCGGGTGCCTCCAGCGACATCAGCGCCGCCACCGGCCTGGCCCGCAACATGGTCACCCGCTGGGGCTTCTCCGACGAGCTGGGCACCGTGGCCTATGGCGACAACCAGGACGAGGTGTTCCTGGGCCATTCGGTCGCCCGGACCCAGAACGTCTCGCCCGAGACCATGATCAAGATCGACTCCGAGGTCCGTCGCCTGGTCAAGGGCGGCGAGGACGAGGCCCGCCGGATCCTGTCCGAGGAGCTCGACAACCTGCACGCGGTGGCCAAGGCCCTGCTGGAGTTCGAGACCCTGAGCGGCGACGAGATCATCGGCGTCATGAAGGGTGTCCAGCCCACCCGCCAGGACGAGGACGAAAAGAAACCGGCCGCTCCGGTCTCCTCCGTGCCGATCTCGCCGGCCGGCGTGACGGTCTAG
- the tilS gene encoding tRNA lysidine(34) synthetase TilS, with the protein MRLAEVSAALDRRLDPDSAAPLAVGFSGGGDSLALLILTLEWARRHGRPVLSLTVDHQLQPDSALWTQEAVRKAAALGARSLALAWTGPKPATGLSAAARRARHALLAEAARAAGARVLLLGHTADDRLEAAAMRAEGSTVSDPRIWAPSPVWPQGRDVFLLRPLLGQRRAGLRAWLTERGQTWLDDPANEDPGSTRARARRALAPAAIPATAPPEPAKPHFEGDPLGGLTLPRDAAAAHVAAACLCAAGTERPPRGERLQRLVARLRSGEAFTATLAGARIEAEADSVRFLRDAGESKRGGLGDLALAAGQTGVWDGRFEIVAGTSPVTVRALKGLAADLPEPQRKALRSVSPAARPALPVLALPSGEVTCPVLGGPAFAGDPDVRIRALVLDRFRAATGLIDQECVT; encoded by the coding sequence GTGCGCCTAGCAGAGGTCTCGGCCGCCCTCGACCGGCGGCTGGACCCTGACAGTGCCGCGCCCCTCGCCGTCGGCTTTTCGGGCGGCGGCGATTCCCTGGCACTGCTGATCCTGACCCTCGAGTGGGCGCGCCGGCACGGGCGACCGGTGCTGAGCCTGACCGTCGACCATCAGCTGCAGCCCGACAGCGCCCTCTGGACCCAGGAGGCGGTCCGCAAGGCGGCCGCTTTGGGTGCCCGATCCCTCGCCCTGGCCTGGACAGGACCCAAGCCGGCGACGGGCCTCTCCGCCGCCGCGCGCCGGGCGCGTCATGCGTTGCTGGCTGAGGCGGCGCGGGCGGCCGGGGCGCGGGTGCTGCTGCTGGGGCACACCGCCGATGACCGGCTGGAAGCCGCCGCCATGCGGGCCGAGGGCTCCACCGTTAGCGATCCCCGGATCTGGGCCCCATCGCCGGTCTGGCCGCAGGGCCGGGACGTCTTTCTGTTGCGGCCCCTGCTGGGCCAGAGGCGGGCCGGGCTTCGCGCCTGGCTGACGGAGCGGGGGCAGACCTGGCTGGACGATCCCGCCAATGAGGATCCGGGCTCGACCCGGGCGCGGGCCCGGCGCGCCTTGGCCCCTGCGGCCATACCTGCCACCGCACCGCCCGAACCCGCGAAGCCACACTTCGAGGGAGACCCCCTTGGCGGCCTTACCTTGCCCCGGGACGCCGCGGCCGCCCATGTCGCCGCCGCCTGCCTGTGCGCTGCCGGAACCGAGCGTCCGCCGCGCGGCGAGCGCTTGCAGCGCCTGGTCGCGCGGCTGCGGTCCGGCGAGGCCTTCACCGCCACCCTGGCCGGGGCCAGGATCGAGGCCGAGGCGGACTCGGTGCGGTTTTTACGTGACGCGGGCGAATCAAAACGGGGCGGTCTGGGCGATCTCGCCCTGGCGGCGGGCCAGACCGGTGTCTGGGACGGACGCTTCGAAATTGTCGCCGGCACGAGCCCCGTGACGGTCCGGGCGCTGAAAGGCCTGGCCGCCGACCTGCCTGAGCCCCAGCGCAAGGCCCTGCGCAGCGTGAGCCCCGCAGCCCGCCCGGCCTTGCCGGTACTGGCTTTGCCGTCTGGAGAGGTCACCTGTCCCGTCCTCGGCGGCCCGGCTTTTGCAGGCGATCCCGATGTGCGAATTCGGGCGCTCGTCCTGGATCGATTCAGGGCCGCGACGGGCCTGATCGACCAAGAATGCGTGACCTGA
- the ybgF gene encoding tol-pal system protein YbgF codes for MKLKSVLLAALLATTAVPALAQTPLPDDPLDDRSVKRVERMEKVVRELRSIVFQGRDTGKPVVVQPAETDAQILSLGERLGDLEQTLQRANGQNEALTHDLDQTRRALAEQKARSDAFEARLAALEARLTAMEAAAAQAAQVAQTAEVPPPPAPPADPALAFKQARQFLLDGDYPSAETAFAAFVTNYPDTPRTPEARYWLGETLFVREAYGDAAGSYLGAVRGWPQTAWAPDATLKLSRALVALKKPADACKTLDELAKRYPKAPPAVVSRAASTRVAAKCA; via the coding sequence ATGAAGCTGAAATCCGTTCTGCTGGCCGCCCTGCTGGCCACGACAGCCGTCCCGGCCCTGGCCCAGACCCCGCTGCCCGACGATCCGCTGGACGACCGCTCGGTCAAGCGTGTCGAGCGGATGGAGAAGGTGGTGCGGGAACTGCGCTCGATCGTCTTCCAGGGCCGCGACACCGGCAAGCCGGTGGTCGTGCAGCCGGCCGAGACCGACGCCCAGATCCTGAGCCTGGGCGAGCGGCTCGGTGACCTCGAACAGACCCTGCAGCGCGCCAACGGCCAGAACGAGGCCCTGACCCACGATCTTGACCAGACCCGCCGGGCCCTGGCCGAGCAGAAGGCCCGCAGCGATGCCTTTGAGGCCCGACTGGCGGCGCTGGAAGCCCGGCTGACCGCGATGGAGGCCGCTGCCGCCCAGGCGGCACAGGTGGCCCAGACCGCCGAGGTTCCGCCCCCGCCGGCCCCGCCCGCCGATCCGGCCTTGGCCTTCAAGCAGGCCCGCCAGTTCCTGCTGGATGGCGACTATCCGAGCGCGGAAACCGCCTTCGCGGCCTTTGTGACCAACTATCCCGACACCCCCCGGACGCCCGAGGCCCGCTACTGGCTGGGCGAGACCCTGTTCGTGCGTGAAGCCTATGGCGACGCCGCCGGATCCTATCTCGGCGCGGTCCGCGGCTGGCCCCAGACCGCCTGGGCCCCCGACGCGACCCTGAAGCTGTCCCGCGCCCTGGTGGCGCTGAAGAAGCCCGCTGACGCCTGCAAGACGCTGGACGAGCTGGCCAAGCGCTATCCCAAGGCCCCGCCGGCGGTCGTCTCGCGGGCGGCCTCGACCCGTGTCGCGGCCAAGTGCGCCTAG
- the pal gene encoding peptidoglycan-associated lipoprotein Pal: protein MRRNRMNFDTKRAARLALIGLAAASLAACASRPTPVGPAPVAPTEPAAPTKPYTPPTSPVPQGPLPGSVQDFVINIGERIYFDTDEYVVRSDAQPVLAAQAQWLNRYPAVRIRIEGNADERGTREYNLALGARRANAVRDFLVNQGVAGARIETLSYGKERPIDAGTSEEAWAKNRNARTAITDGAR from the coding sequence TTGAGGAGAAACAGGATGAACTTCGACACCAAGCGCGCCGCTAGACTGGCGCTGATCGGTTTGGCGGCCGCATCTCTCGCCGCCTGCGCCTCGCGCCCGACGCCCGTGGGCCCGGCCCCGGTCGCGCCGACCGAGCCTGCCGCCCCCACCAAGCCCTACACCCCGCCGACCTCGCCGGTGCCCCAGGGCCCGCTGCCGGGCTCGGTGCAGGACTTCGTGATCAATATCGGTGAGCGCATCTATTTCGACACCGACGAATATGTCGTCCGCAGCGACGCCCAGCCGGTCCTGGCCGCCCAGGCCCAGTGGCTGAACCGCTATCCCGCTGTTCGTATCCGCATCGAGGGCAATGCCGACGAGCGCGGCACCCGCGAGTACAACCTGGCCCTCGGTGCCCGCCGCGCCAACGCCGTCCGTGACTTCCTGGTCAACCAGGGCGTGGCCGGCGCGCGCATCGAGACCCTGTCCTACGGCAAGGAACGCCCGATCGACGCAGGCACCTCCGAAGAGGCCTGGGCCAAGAACCGTAACGCCCGCACCGCCATCACCGACGGCGCGCGCTAA